One window of the Parasphingopyxis algicola genome contains the following:
- a CDS encoding aspartate kinase, which yields MARIVMKFGGTSMAGIERIRAVAERVKSEVDKGNDVAVIVSAMAGETDRLIQFCREASSLYDPREYDVVVASGEQVSSGLLAIMLQSMDVEARSWMGWQLPIRTSEAHASARIDNIDADIVCKAIEGGKVAVIPGFQGMTEEGRVATLGRGGSDTSAVAIAAAMKADRCDIYTDVDGVYTTDPRIVPKARKLAKVTYEEMLELASVGAKVLQTRSVGLAMKHQVPLQVLSSFDDKPGTMIVDEQEIEDSDMEKQLITGIAYDKNEAKVTLKSVADKPGSVAAIFAPLAEANINVDMIVQNFARETGNTDVTFTVPSADLARSLDVLEKAKDEIGYREIAHDTNVCKVSVVGVGMRSHAGIASTMFQTLADRKINIMAITTSEIKVSVLIEEDYTELAVRVLHTAYGLDAEDDAA from the coding sequence ATGGCCCGCATCGTGATGAAATTCGGCGGCACGTCCATGGCCGGGATCGAGCGGATCCGGGCGGTGGCCGAGCGCGTGAAGAGCGAGGTCGACAAGGGCAACGACGTCGCGGTGATCGTCTCGGCGATGGCGGGCGAGACCGACCGGCTGATCCAGTTCTGCCGCGAAGCCAGTTCGCTTTACGATCCGCGCGAATATGACGTCGTCGTCGCGTCGGGCGAACAGGTGTCGTCGGGCCTGCTCGCGATCATGCTCCAGTCGATGGATGTCGAGGCGCGCAGCTGGATGGGCTGGCAGCTGCCGATCCGCACGTCCGAAGCCCATGCCTCGGCGCGGATCGATAATATCGACGCGGATATCGTCTGCAAGGCGATCGAGGGCGGCAAGGTCGCGGTGATCCCCGGTTTCCAGGGCATGACCGAGGAAGGCCGCGTCGCGACCCTGGGCCGCGGCGGCTCCGACACGTCCGCGGTCGCCATCGCCGCCGCGATGAAGGCGGACCGCTGCGACATCTACACCGATGTCGACGGCGTCTACACGACCGATCCGCGCATCGTGCCCAAGGCGCGCAAGCTCGCCAAGGTGACGTACGAGGAGATGCTCGAGCTGGCGAGCGTGGGCGCGAAGGTACTCCAGACCCGCTCGGTCGGGCTGGCGATGAAGCATCAGGTCCCGCTGCAGGTGCTTTCGTCTTTCGACGACAAGCCCGGCACGATGATCGTCGACGAACAGGAAATCGAGGACAGCGACATGGAAAAGCAGCTGATTACCGGCATCGCCTATGACAAGAACGAGGCGAAGGTGACGCTCAAATCGGTGGCGGACAAGCCCGGCTCGGTCGCCGCGATCTTCGCGCCGCTCGCCGAGGCGAACATCAATGTCGACATGATCGTGCAGAATTTCGCGCGCGAGACCGGCAATACCGACGTGACCTTCACCGTCCCGTCCGCCGACCTCGCCCGTTCGCTCGACGTGCTCGAAAAGGCCAAGGACGAAATCGGCTATCGCGAGATCGCGCACGACACCAATGTCTGCAAGGTCTCGGTCGTCGGCGTCGGCATGCGCAGCCATGCGGGTATCGCCTCGACCATGTTCCAGACCCTGGCCGACCGCAAGATCAATATCATGGCGATCACCACCAGCGAGATCAAAGTCAGCGTGCTGATCGAGGAGGATTATACCGAGCTCGCGGTGCGCGTGCTGCACACGGCTTACGGGCTGGATGCCGAGGATGATGCGGCGTGA